Proteins encoded together in one Desulfuromonas acetexigens window:
- the pilB gene encoding type IV-A pilus assembly ATPase PilB, giving the protein MKGNRLGELLVRNQLVTEEQLKKALELQKSEGCRLGAALIKLDFIKEDELAAFLSRQYGVPSINLSEFEIDTAVIRLLPAEVAQKYQIIPINRAGSTLIVAMSDPSNIFAIDDIKFMTGYNVEVVVAPEAAIKKAIDKYYDQSATFADVMEDLDDIDLEVVDEADNVDVRDLEKASEDAPVVKLVNLILTDAIKRNASDIHIEPYETTFRVRYRIDGVLYEVMKPPMKLKNAITSRIKIMAEMDIAERRLPQDGRIKIKLGAGKDMDYRVNCLPTLFGEKIVLRLLDKSNLQLDMTKLGYEPRALAWFQEAIHKPFGMVLVTGPTGSGKTVSLYSALGELNKVTENISTAEDPVEFNFAGINQVQMHEEIGLNFAAALRAFLRQDPDIIMIGEIRDFETAEIGVKAALTGHLVLSTLHTNDAPSTINRLLNMGIEPFLVASAVNLITAQRLGRRVCSACKQPEEIPKQALIDAGVSADEVDEYVCYRGVGCPTCNNTGYKGRVGIYQIMPMFEEIRELILAGANTAEIKRESMRLGVKTMRQSALTKLKEGVTSMEEVLRCTVADN; this is encoded by the coding sequence ATTAAAGGCAACCGTCTGGGTGAACTGCTGGTGCGTAACCAGCTGGTTACCGAGGAACAACTGAAAAAGGCGCTGGAGCTTCAGAAGAGCGAAGGTTGCCGGCTGGGCGCCGCCCTGATCAAACTCGATTTCATCAAAGAGGACGAGCTCGCCGCCTTCCTCTCTCGCCAGTACGGCGTCCCCTCCATCAATCTTTCCGAATTCGAGATCGATACGGCGGTCATCCGCCTGCTTCCCGCCGAGGTTGCCCAGAAATACCAGATCATTCCCATCAACCGTGCCGGCTCCACCCTGATCGTCGCCATGAGCGACCCCTCCAACATCTTCGCCATCGACGACATCAAGTTCATGACCGGCTATAATGTCGAGGTGGTGGTCGCGCCCGAGGCGGCGATCAAGAAGGCGATCGACAAGTATTACGACCAGAGCGCGACCTTCGCCGATGTCATGGAAGATCTGGACGACATCGACCTGGAGGTGGTGGATGAGGCAGACAACGTCGATGTCCGCGATCTGGAAAAAGCCAGCGAGGACGCTCCCGTCGTCAAGCTGGTCAACCTGATTCTCACCGACGCCATTAAGCGCAACGCCTCGGATATTCACATCGAGCCCTACGAAACGACCTTCCGCGTGCGGTATCGCATCGACGGCGTGCTTTATGAGGTGATGAAGCCGCCGATGAAGCTGAAGAACGCCATCACCTCGCGTATCAAGATCATGGCCGAGATGGACATCGCCGAACGTCGCCTCCCCCAGGACGGGCGCATCAAGATCAAGCTCGGCGCCGGCAAGGACATGGACTACCGGGTCAACTGCCTGCCGACCCTCTTTGGCGAAAAGATCGTTCTGCGGCTGCTCGACAAGTCGAACCTGCAACTCGATATGACCAAACTCGGCTACGAACCCCGAGCCCTCGCCTGGTTCCAGGAGGCCATTCACAAGCCCTTCGGCATGGTCCTGGTCACCGGCCCGACCGGTAGCGGCAAGACCGTTTCCCTCTATTCGGCCCTGGGCGAGCTGAACAAGGTCACGGAAAATATCTCCACCGCCGAGGACCCGGTGGAGTTCAACTTCGCCGGCATCAACCAGGTGCAGATGCACGAAGAGATCGGTCTCAACTTCGCCGCCGCCCTGCGCGCCTTTCTGCGGCAAGACCCGGACATCATCATGATTGGCGAGATCCGCGACTTTGAAACGGCAGAGATCGGGGTCAAGGCGGCCCTGACCGGGCACCTGGTGCTTTCGACCCTGCACACCAACGACGCCCCGAGTACCATCAACCGTCTGCTCAACATGGGGATCGAGCCCTTTCTGGTCGCTTCGGCGGTCAACCTGATTACCGCCCAACGTCTCGGTCGACGGGTCTGCTCGGCCTGTAAGCAGCCGGAGGAGATCCCCAAACAGGCGCTGATCGATGCCGGGGTTTCCGCCGACGAGGTGGATGAATATGTCTGCTACCGCGGCGTCGGCTGCCCGACCTGCAACAACACCGGCTACAAGGGGCGGGTCGGCATCTACCAGATCATGCCAATGTTCGAGGAGATTCGCGAGCTGATCCTGGCCGGGGCGAATACTGCCGAAATCAAACGGGAATCGATGCGCTTGGGGGTCAAGACCATGCGCCAGTCGGCCCTGACCAAACTCAAAGAGGGAGTGACCTCCATGGAGGAGGTCTTGCGCTGTACCGTCGCCGATAACTGA
- the aroE gene encoding shikimate dehydrogenase, with product MKISGTTRIIGIFGDPVKHSLSPLMHNAALTGIGYDAVYVPFHVLPDALPTAVEAIRILDLLGVNLTVPHKERVCPLLDEIDPQARLIGAVNTVVNRQGRLIGYNTDGIGFLRSLAEDLGFDPAGRRILLLGAGGASRAALVALAEAGAAAIVVANRTPERAAALVAEFRPVFSGTSFASCSLATEDLAAHLAGVDLVVNSSALGLGGEALPGFPWEKLPVFAVVYDMVYGFEPTPFLREAATRGHAGADGLGMLAAQGEEGFRLWTGQTPPSGVMKARLLAAVAAR from the coding sequence ATGAAGATTAGCGGAACCACCCGAATCATCGGTATTTTCGGCGATCCGGTGAAGCATTCCCTGTCGCCGCTCATGCACAACGCGGCGCTCACGGGAATCGGCTACGACGCCGTTTACGTCCCTTTCCACGTTCTTCCCGACGCCCTCCCCACGGCGGTCGAAGCGATACGGATTCTTGACTTGCTCGGTGTCAATTTGACTGTTCCCCACAAGGAACGGGTCTGTCCCCTGCTCGACGAGATCGATCCCCAGGCCCGCTTGATCGGGGCCGTCAACACCGTTGTCAACCGGCAAGGGCGCCTGATCGGCTATAATACGGACGGGATCGGTTTTCTCCGCTCCCTGGCCGAGGATCTCGGCTTTGACCCGGCGGGACGGCGCATTCTCCTGCTCGGCGCCGGCGGCGCCAGCCGCGCTGCTCTGGTCGCCCTGGCCGAGGCCGGAGCCGCTGCCATCGTCGTCGCCAATCGCACTCCGGAGCGGGCGGCGGCGCTGGTGGCGGAGTTCCGGCCGGTTTTTTCCGGCACGTCGTTTGCAAGTTGCAGTCTGGCCACCGAGGACTTGGCGGCGCACCTGGCCGGGGTTGATCTCGTGGTGAACAGCTCGGCACTGGGGCTCGGGGGGGAGGCTCTCCCTGGGTTCCCCTGGGAAAAACTCCCGGTTTTCGCGGTGGTTTACGATATGGTCTACGGCTTCGAGCCGACGCCCTTCCTGCGCGAGGCCGCCACACGCGGGCATGCCGGGGCCGACGGATTGGGCATGCTGGCCGCCCAGGGGGAAGAGGGATTCCGTCTCTGGACCGGCCAGACTCCGCCATCCGGCGTGATGAAGGCGCGACTTTTGGCGGCGGTCGCCGCTCGTTAG
- a CDS encoding bifunctional riboflavin kinase/FAD synthetase — protein sequence MKIIRDLQALTTPPRETVLTIGNFDGVHLGHREIFRRVVRKARSIGGTAAVLTFDPHPLKILAPEQAPKMLNTRAEKELLIAASRIDLLVCLPFTRELSLLTAEEFVQEVLVEKLAVRHLIVGYDYAFGRGRLGNLRFLQEQGRKIGFTVEVLEPLAEHNVVYSSSLVRNMISAGDVAGVVRFLGRHYTLEGVVAHGAERGRKLGFPTANLVTEKELLPIPGVYAVKVRRGRELYDGVLNIGWNPTFGNQEVTVEVHLLDFSGDLYGETLRVYFYQRLRNEKRFPSLVELCQAIAADIAAAREILGRRRLITYREYLDTITEPEPPGSGLGEWHED from the coding sequence GTGAAAATCATCCGCGATCTTCAGGCCCTGACCACGCCGCCCCGGGAGACGGTGCTGACCATCGGCAACTTCGATGGGGTTCATCTCGGCCACCGGGAAATCTTCCGGCGGGTGGTGCGCAAGGCCCGTTCCATCGGCGGGACGGCGGCGGTCCTGACCTTCGATCCCCATCCCCTCAAGATCCTCGCTCCCGAGCAGGCGCCGAAGATGCTCAACACCCGCGCGGAAAAGGAGCTGCTCATCGCCGCCTCGCGCATCGACCTGCTTGTCTGCCTCCCCTTTACCCGCGAGCTGTCTCTGCTGACCGCCGAGGAATTCGTCCAGGAGGTTCTGGTCGAGAAACTCGCCGTGCGCCATCTCATCGTCGGTTACGACTACGCCTTCGGCCGAGGGCGCCTCGGCAACCTCCGTTTTCTTCAGGAGCAGGGGCGGAAGATCGGCTTTACCGTCGAGGTGCTGGAACCGCTGGCCGAGCATAACGTCGTCTACAGCAGTTCGTTGGTGCGCAACATGATCAGCGCCGGTGATGTCGCCGGGGTGGTGCGTTTTCTCGGCCGCCACTATACCCTCGAAGGGGTGGTCGCCCACGGCGCCGAACGGGGGCGCAAACTCGGTTTTCCCACCGCCAACCTGGTGACGGAGAAGGAGCTGCTGCCCATCCCCGGGGTCTACGCGGTGAAGGTCCGGCGTGGCCGGGAGCTGTACGACGGCGTGCTCAACATCGGCTGGAATCCCACCTTCGGCAACCAGGAGGTGACGGTGGAGGTCCATCTTCTCGATTTTTCCGGCGATCTCTATGGCGAGACGTTGCGCGTCTACTTCTATCAGCGGTTGCGCAACGAAAAGCGCTTCCCCTCGCTGGTCGAGCTCTGCCAGGCGATTGCTGCCGACATCGCCGCCGCCCGGGAAATCCTCGGTCGGCGGCGGCTGATCACCTACCGGGAATACCTCGATACGATCACCGAACCGGAACCGCCGGGCTCGGGGCTGGGGGAATGGCATGAAGATTAG
- the rnr gene encoding ribonuclease R: protein MSLTAEQLLDYIAGKARRPLTEREILASFRLRRDERRRALELLAGLVERGVLIRHRNGRYSLPRQVDLVVGPISLHRDGYGFVSAPERQTDVFVPARYLREVMDGDKVAVRIEHSPRDGKPEGRLVRIVERGLRQLIGRYEAGRGFGYVVPADPRFRHDLIIPDPGPLAPRAGQMVVARIDSFPSTTRGPEGTVLEVLGDADDPLVEILAVAYKHQLPHRFPESVLSAAAQVPTAVTEEDRTGRVDLRELPLVTIDGETAKDFDDAVAARHEEGGKIRLWVAIADVSHYVPAGGEIDREAYERSTSVYFPGHCLPMLPEALSNGICSLNTDEERLAMTAEMLFDGQGRRLESRFYPALMRSRARLTYTEVHAMLELREPATLERYAPLVPDLEVMAELARRLIEMRQRRGSLDFDLPEAEVILGLTGKPENILRAERTFAHRLIEEFMLAANEATASFLHERQAPVLYRIHEPPDLEKLQEFQAFAAHFNFGLKLSETGVDAHELQKLLAELQGRPEEKLLNNVLLRSLKQARYAPENVGHFGLAAELYCHFTSPIRRYPDLIIHRILREVLRAGQLSEERMATWKRYLPGAGERTSMCERRAMEAEREIVALKKCQFMLPRLGEEFSALVSGVRPFGFFVELDEIFVEGLVHISSLEDDFYHYEEDLQRLIGEHRRRIFQVGLPLRVRLNRVDLPRREIDFVLVEEATAAGAPPTRRKKGGARAEGMATKRPEKKGGFTGRQKPRSKGSDS, encoded by the coding sequence CGCGATGAACGCCGCCGCGCCCTGGAACTGTTGGCGGGACTGGTCGAGCGGGGGGTGCTGATCCGCCACCGCAACGGTCGTTACTCCCTCCCGCGCCAGGTCGACCTGGTGGTCGGCCCCATTTCCCTGCATCGCGACGGCTACGGTTTTGTCTCCGCTCCCGAGCGGCAGACCGATGTCTTCGTTCCGGCCCGCTATCTGCGCGAGGTCATGGACGGCGACAAGGTCGCGGTGCGCATTGAGCACTCCCCCCGTGACGGCAAGCCCGAGGGGCGCCTGGTGCGCATCGTCGAGCGCGGGCTGCGGCAGCTCATCGGCCGCTACGAGGCGGGGCGCGGCTTCGGCTACGTCGTCCCCGCCGATCCCCGCTTCCGCCACGACCTCATCATCCCCGATCCGGGGCCGCTGGCGCCCCGCGCCGGACAGATGGTGGTGGCGCGCATCGACAGCTTTCCCAGCACCACCCGCGGCCCGGAAGGAACGGTGCTGGAGGTGCTCGGCGACGCCGATGATCCCCTGGTGGAGATTCTCGCCGTCGCCTACAAGCACCAGTTGCCCCATCGTTTTCCCGAGTCGGTTCTTTCGGCGGCGGCCCAGGTGCCGACGGCGGTGACGGAAGAGGATCGCACCGGGCGGGTCGACCTGCGGGAGCTGCCGCTGGTGACCATCGACGGGGAGACGGCCAAGGATTTCGACGACGCGGTGGCGGCGCGGCACGAAGAGGGGGGCAAGATCCGTCTCTGGGTGGCGATCGCCGATGTCTCCCATTATGTGCCCGCCGGCGGGGAGATCGACCGCGAAGCCTACGAGCGCAGCACCAGCGTCTATTTCCCCGGCCACTGTCTGCCGATGCTCCCCGAGGCGTTGAGCAACGGCATCTGTTCCCTCAATACTGACGAGGAGCGGCTGGCGATGACCGCCGAGATGCTCTTCGACGGCCAGGGGCGGCGGCTGGAGAGCCGCTTTTATCCGGCGCTCATGCGCAGTCGGGCGCGGCTCACCTACACCGAGGTGCATGCCATGCTCGAACTGAGGGAGCCGGCGACTCTGGAACGTTACGCGCCGCTCGTTCCTGACCTGGAGGTCATGGCGGAGCTGGCCCGTCGCCTGATCGAGATGCGCCAACGCCGAGGGAGCCTCGATTTTGACCTGCCTGAAGCCGAGGTGATTCTCGGGTTGACCGGCAAGCCGGAAAATATCCTCCGCGCCGAGCGCACCTTCGCTCATCGGCTGATCGAGGAATTCATGCTCGCCGCCAACGAGGCGACGGCGTCCTTTCTCCACGAACGCCAGGCGCCGGTGCTCTACCGTATCCATGAACCGCCCGATCTGGAAAAGCTTCAGGAGTTCCAGGCTTTCGCCGCTCATTTCAACTTCGGTCTGAAGCTCTCGGAGACGGGGGTCGACGCCCACGAGTTGCAGAAGTTGCTGGCCGAGCTCCAGGGGCGCCCTGAGGAGAAGCTGCTCAACAACGTGCTGTTGCGCAGCCTCAAGCAGGCCCGCTATGCGCCGGAGAATGTCGGGCATTTCGGGCTGGCCGCCGAACTCTACTGCCACTTCACTTCGCCGATCCGCCGCTATCCCGACCTCATCATCCATCGCATCCTGCGCGAGGTGTTGCGCGCCGGGCAGTTGAGTGAGGAGCGGATGGCGACCTGGAAAAGGTATCTGCCGGGAGCCGGGGAGCGGACGTCGATGTGCGAACGGCGGGCGATGGAGGCGGAACGGGAGATCGTCGCCCTGAAGAAGTGTCAGTTCATGCTGCCCCGTCTGGGCGAGGAGTTCTCGGCCCTGGTTTCGGGCGTACGCCCCTTTGGTTTCTTTGTCGAACTGGATGAGATTTTTGTCGAAGGGCTGGTGCATATCTCCAGCCTGGAAGACGATTTTTATCATTACGAAGAAGACTTGCAGCGCCTGATCGGCGAGCATCGGCGGCGGATTTTCCAGGTCGGCCTGCCGTTGCGTGTGCGCTTGAACCGGGTCGACCTGCCGCGCCGGGAGATCGATTTCGTGCTGGTGGAGGAAGCGACGGCCGCAGGCGCGCCACCAACTCGCCGGAAAAAGGGCGGAGCCCGTGCGGAAGGAATGGCCACGAAGCGCCCGGAGAAAAAAGGAGGATTCACCGGAAGGCAAAAGCCTCGGTCAAAGGGGTCGGATTCGTGA